One region of Diabrotica undecimpunctata isolate CICGRU chromosome 6, icDiaUnde3, whole genome shotgun sequence genomic DNA includes:
- the eIF2D gene encoding eukaryotic translation initiation factor 2D gives MFKKPIKIKSNTQTKRSERNNFRDSILKAFPNLTENDINELLPKKEPLNILKVVTHNQTILNVYTIQKRPIVFEYEDKLFPTIFMLWKFPNIIYAFTTHQQVMSFITSGADLMLAGVVTPQACTNLPKYGNVVENEVVYVNLSNNRAAVAVGVASQSSGAMNLANCRGKCVNIYHFYGDHLCTLEGLPNLPLATLGSPEWLRLASYDNDFPALGGQKKTQPDILDINKCENGDIQDTQETETVSEQIIEGSDGDNEVNDLETGSTQDSSENMDDLLIFCFLGAIKYSKTLQLPVLTSNFFKLDMLPICPPTKNLDIKKTSFKKLKPFLKKMSEEGLVTIKEVKTGVETITAINKDHPKYQAFYLTPEERPKKDTNETENVPSTNVIESFVITDSVVPIFDGHRKGDTVQLIDVRKYISKYVKENNLQDVENEKLIKPKEALARICKTEHSVAWEEVIEKVCAAMKNTYKVKSGVEEIQGKGKVSPITLSVSVRSGNKKVTLIDNLELFGIRLNDFAKECQHGVAASTSISRPPGKKYDQLLVQGNQVLFVYNLLTDKYKVPKKYIKGLENAPKKKK, from the exons GAACAACTTTAGAGATTCAATACTAAAAGCGTTTCCTAACTTAACAGAAAATGATATTAATGAATTACTACCAAAAAAGGAacctttaaacattttaaaagtagTTACACATAACCAAACAATATTGAATGTGTATACAATTCAAAAACGGCCAATAGTATTTGAATATGAAGACAAACTCTTTCCCACAATATTTATGTTATGGAAATTTCCTAATATAATATATGCTTTTACAACACACCAACAAGTCATGAGCTTCATTACATCTGGTGCTGATCTTATGTTAGCAG GTGTTGTAACCCCGCAAGCCTGCACTAATTTGCCGAAATATGGAAATGTTGTTGAGAATGAAGTAGTTTATGTAAATTTATCTAACAATCGGGCAGCTGTAGCAGTTGGTGTGGCAAGTCAAAGTTCTGGAGCCATGAATTTAGCAAATTGTAGAGGAAAATGTGTAAATATATATCATTTTTATGGAGACCATCTTTGTACTCTTGAAGGTTTGCCTAATTTACCATTAGCTACACTTGGTTCTCCAGAATGGCTTCGGTTGGCTAGTTATGATAATGATTTTCCAGCTCTTGGTGGCCAAAAAAAAACACAACCTGATATTTTAGatataaataaatgtgaaaatgGAGACATTCAAGACACACAAGAAACAGAAACAGTTTCTGAGCAAATAATTGAAGGAAGTGATGGTGATAATGAAGTTAATGATTTAGAAACAGGATCAACCCAAGATAGTTCGGAAAATATGGATGATCTTTTAATTTTCTGCTTTTTAGGTGCTATCAAATATTCAAAGACACTGCAATTGCCTGTACTGACTTCAAACTTTTTTAAATTAGACATGCTTCCAATTTGTCCTCCTACTAAAAATTTGGATATTAAAAAGACTTCTTTTAAGAAGTTAAAACCGTTTCTAAAGAAAATGTCTGAG GAAGGTCTGGTTActataaaagaagtaaaaactgGTGTCGAAACCATCACTGCCATAAATAAAGATCATCCGAAGTATCAAGCATTTTATTTGACACCCGAAGAAAGACCCAAAAAGGACACAAATGAGACTGAAAATGTGCCTTCGACCAATGTTATCGAATCCTTTGTTATCACTGATTCTGTTGTACCTATATTTGATGGTCACAG AAAAGGAGATACTGTACAACTCATAGATGTAAGAAagtatatttcaaaatatgtcAAAGAGAACAATTTACAAGATGTGGAAAATGAAAA gCTAATAAAACCTAAAGAAGCATTGGCACGTATATGCAAGACCGAACACTCTGTAGCATGGGAAGAAGTAATTGAAAAAGTATGCGCTGCAATGAAAAATACCTATAAAGTAAAATCTGGAGTGGAAGAAATTCAGGGGAAAGGAAAAGTATCTCCTATAACACTTTCTGTTTCAG TTCGCTCCGGCAATAAAAAAGTAACACTAATAGATAACTTGGAGTTATTTGGCATCAGACTTAATGATTTTGCAAAAGAATGCCAGCACGGAGTTGCAGCAAGTACGAGTATTAGTCGGCCGCCCGGAAAGAAATATGATCAACTCTTGGTTCAAGGGAACCAAGTTTTGtttgtttataatttattaacAG acaaGTACAAAGTGCCAAAAAAGTACATCAAAGGATTGGAGAATGctccaaagaaaaagaaataa